The DNA segment aaagagagagagagtactgatattttagagagagaaaacttTGAGGAATCAAGAAAAAAGTAAACGGGGACAAGTGGTTGATTTTCATATCTGATTTCTTCCCCGACTCTTATGTATGTTTCCTAAACGCACTAAATCACATTCATCACTAAACCATGCTAAGGTATGTGTTCGGTTTATACACTTCTGaatttagatattttacaaTGGCATCAGAATGAGAGAGACAAATATGTCGTGAGAGACCTCTTAATTTCTCATGCACACCACCTTTATTTTCAAATTAGTGAGATATCTGGATTTTACCCTTCATTTTATCATCTTCATCATTCTTTAGTAGAACTATTTCTCtctgcatttttttttaatctccaatctcgcAGTTGATATGGTACAACTTTGATCTCCCTTGCATGAGACATCGAACTGGTTTGTTGCCACCTCTTgtggaatgtttttttttttaatttatgtttggTTTGCGCCCATATTATGCAGCATACCAAACCGGTTTGATTAACTAATTGTTATATAAATAGCTCAATAAACGAACATACACACAATTCTTTGTTGAATATATGTGAACATACGCAAATATTCTTGAATATATGTGATTCTTCATTGAACATAGTATCTCTAAATTGTTTGTATATATGAGACATTGCAAGGAGaagaaattatatttattcataacaagagtataaatattttagagaGATAAAAACTTTGAGGAATCAACAAAAGGGCATTAAAAGGTGACAAGTGGTTGATTTCCATCACTTATTTTTCCCGGCTTGCATTTGTTTTCTAATCGTATTAAGTCATATTTATCGTTAAACCAAGATAATATACATGTTCAGTTAGCtcgtaaattaaaataatagttataaaaGGATATGAATAgggaatataattaaaattgtggtatgtagaaaaataaaaaaaattcttttattactcataatataatataataattaattacaaaagtaaaaatatagaaaacatgttttaaaatatttgtagttatatgaaaatagttttattttgttttattactaTCATAATATAATAGGTATAAAATCTGTAGTATATAGGAAACCAATTTTTTATTACTATCATTTTACAGTAGactaattaattataaggaAATCTAAAGGAAACAAATAGAGTAAAATACAAAGTCAAATGAAAAGAATCTCAGAGAAGAAAGACCAAAGAGAAACATTGAATTTGGCGTTGTCATACTGTCTTTAAGTTCATTCTCATCCTCATCATATGTATCTCTCTCtacctctcttcttcttcgaaCACATCCTACTCTCTCCGATCAGGTCTTTACTTTCTCTCTGCAGCCTCTCATATTACTCTAGCTCTCTCTCCTATTGTCTAAAATGTTGATAGTAtcttttatatttgaattttcatCTCTTGGATCTTGATTTCTTGTTGTAGTCTTTGATTCTAAGATTGCCTTCTTAGATTCAATGCGTTTGTTGTTTGTTTCTCTACTGCAGAAACTTCATTCGAGAATGAGTCAGGAAGACAGCCAAGCTAAATCATCACATGATGGCGAGAAACACTGGATGTATTTGAAGCCTGTTCGTCTATACGACATGCTTCTATGTGACTCTCCAAGCAAAGTAATGAATTGCTTTCCTTTCTCTGGATCCATTTTGTTAACAAATTTCAACTTTTCTCTATGGTTTTGCATTAAGCTGATCTCTAATTTGTCTCATGGCgaatgtgtgatttttttgcGTCTAATGTTTTCTTAATCTGTGTCTATGCAGCAACGGTTTCTTCGGAGAAACTTGAACTACAAAAATCAAGAAAAGGGCGAGACAAGGTATGAGACTTCTTGTTGTCTCCAATACTTCTATGTTTCATGGTATGCGCTTACATttttgtgtctttttttttgttaggtcCGCATCTGCTGGGATGGTACTTTTCAACTTTAAGGACTTTGATAACAAAGTGCAGAAAACTCAAGGTCAGTTAGTTTCTGTTCTTCCTGTAATTCCATCTCACTCTCTCTTTATGTTTatctagttttattttatttttgttattttaatgtatatattGTGGTGCAGTTACGAAGAATTGCTCTTGTCCCTTTTGCAAAATGCTATGTGGTAACTTCAAGGTGGGCAACTATTTCTACCGAAGCCTAATTAATACATGCCGTTTCATTTTATGCTACTTTGCAGTCTGCGGTTGCATATGTTGTGTTCTTGTTTATCTGAGAAAACATGTTCCAGATGGAGTTTACAATCTATTGTTTCTTGTGTATGTGTGCAGGGGCTGCAACTTCATTTGAATTCATTTCATGAATTACTTGAATTTGAGTTCATGGTATGTGGTTCTTATGGAACTCTCTTGTTttgctatgtttttttttatatatgaaattatAGTAAAAGTGTCTTTCCTATTGTAGACTTCTGAAGAAAACCAGACAGTTAATGTCTCTGTAAGACTTGATGCTTTCAAAACCAAGGTCATTTTCTATAAACTTGGCAATTTGAGAAAACCCTACAACTGTTTAAAATATTAGttgatattccatttttttttacacCAGGACCAACGAAACATTCGAGAAAAATTTGGGGATCTCTCCTTTTGGTATCTTTCAGAAACTCTTAATTGATAGCAGCAACTGCTTCCTTTAATCTTGTCGATACCTCTTTATAAACCCAACCATAATGTTTTGCAGCTCAAAACCTTTCAAGCGTACACAAGTAGGTGGTAGAAATATCCCCAAGCGGCTTAATGTAACCATTTTACCAATGGATCCTCCTTTTTTAGCCGATGACACAGAAACTGGAACCTCCCTGCTGAACAATGGTAATAGCTCTTCTTGTCCTGGTGGTATACCTTTTTGGCTTTGCACTTGATTTCTCAGTCCATAACTGATGTACAAATGTTTAGGAAATCCTGTGGCAATGATGAATGTACCAGATATAGGTCAATCTTCTGGCTCTGGTGCTAGAGAATCTGAGGGCCCTGCTGCTAAGACAAGAAAGTTATCTGAAGGGACATCAGAGGCTAGAAGGTTTGTTTACCATTCCCTGTTGTTCCAAATTGTTCTTGCTATTATGAATAAGTGTTTATTGTACTGCCGTATTGACTGAGATTTTTTCTTCCAGAACTTCACTTCTCCAGACACGCCAGTTCTATCATTCTCGCACACTTCAGGTGAATCAATCAGTTCTATCACCGACTTCTTTTGTATGTTCTTTGAATTGCACGTTATGATATCTTTTCAAAGTATAGTTGGCCCCAGTTCACGATACTCTAGTTTGATTGTTCTTGTTCAAGTTTGTATATATGCTTCTGTTTGTATCCCCATGGACCCCATGTGGTCTATATTCTATTGTTACAAACAAAAAACTGCATGTTTGTGGGACAAAGCCAATGACTCTTGAGGAAGTAATGTCTGATCAAGACAGCGACGATGAAGTCGATGATGAAGTTGCAGACTTCGAATATCGTCATGTATTCCATGATTTCTTTCCGCACTcattaaataaacaaagaaaaagattatgGTATACAACGTAACATGCTAATGGCTTTTGAACACTTTAAAAAATGCTGCAGATGATTGATGATTTGGAGGATGTGAGCCCGACTGAAAAAGATTTCATGCATCTTTGGAAATCATTTGTAAGATATCAAAGGTAATATACTTTTATTACTCTTGAATGCACACATACACACAATCATTCGATAGGCGCATGTTTAATGCGAGGTTCATGCTATCTAAAGAATAACTGATCTAATATATCCACATAATCTTGAATAGAATAGtccacaaaaatatatatgtccCAGATTCCATCTCTTAATGTTTCTGGTTTCAGGGTGATCACTGATGGCCAGGTTCCTTGGGCATGTGAAGCGTTTTCAAAGTTTCACAAGAAAGAGTTTATCGAATCCAAACCACTACACTCGTAAATTTCCTCtcgtatatattatatatatacagacgtacaaataaaaaattaaagaaaataacaacgtttgtgtttcaaaaacaTTCAGATGCTGGAGAATGTTTATGATCAAACTGTTGGAGTATGGGCTTATCGACGCTGTCACCATCAATAAGTGCAATCTCATAATCGAGGATAGCGAAGATGATCATTCAGTCAACACCAACAACAATAACAGTGTAGATTATGGTAATAACAGTGTAGATTATGGTATTGACCTCAACAGAAATGATACGATGGATGTTGACCATATCGGAGTGGATCTTGGCATTGGCCTAGGGAGGAACACTGCGATGGATGTTAACAATAACAATGTGGATCGTGGCATTGACCTGAACCTTACGATGAATGTTAACCCTAGCAATGTGGATCGTGGCATTGACCTAAATAGGAACGATGTGATGGATGCTGACGAGGATGTCAATGACAGctcatatctctctctctctttatctctctAAATTGTTTAGGACAATGTAgactttttaattttcaaactgATGGAGACattaaacaaaatttgtttcttctttcttttacttatttttcttcttctagttTTATTCATCTTTATTGTTCTATTTCTGGCAAGGTATTTTCTGACCAAACAATACTGTGAGAAAAATAACAAAGAAATTTAGTTTTTCCAGAAAACTATCAACTTGTTGATATCTAATCAATTTTTTGATAATAAAGCTATGCTATACCATCATATATGGAAATGTATTAGAAATATTAGAGAtttttccgggctacgcccgggttattttccatatattttaattaaatttaaattactttataatttgtatctgaatataaatatatttttatacttaGACTGATTacaatatatactataataaaatCACATTATTGATtgctacatttttattaatttactaaTGTCCGAAACCTTTAACAACATAACATGGTGTTAGATTTATATGAGCTACCGAACTTCTAATGTCAAACCAAAATAATCTAATGGTAATGTTCTTTACATTGGAGTATATGGATATTAAAATGGGGAAACCCACCCCATTTAAGACACATCCcatgttgtaaaaaaaaaaaaaattaagacacACTCCATTCAAAAGCTATGCCGTtagattaattttaaaatagatctATTAGAATTTTTCATTTAGACCCTCAAATATTACATTGACTCATTTAAACTTGTTTTGaccaatttaaaatgatatatgatcttctgtttttaatatttatttttaatgtaagactatttggaagaaaaaacactttttaaaaatattataaaaatatttaaagattgaTTATGGAAAATGAGgttttagttgttttttttcaaaaaacgcAGATTCGATTTTTTCGGCAAACCCGTAAAATTAGAATTTTCCTCTAAACCGCAAATCGGATTTTCATCTAAAACAGCAAATTAGATTTTCCCTCTAAAACCGCAAATTGTATTTCtcgataaaataaaaaaaaatgaaatttactgccaaaataaaaaaaaattgttttttcccgtcaaaaccgcaaGAGCaaaattttccgccaaaattacaaaattaaaattttcgcCAAAGCTGTGAACTTGAATcttcccgccaaaatcgtaaacataaaaatttcagCCCGCTAAAACAACAAATTCTTTTTCCGGCAGAAccacaaaatcaaatatttttgccAAAGCCgagaaaatcaaaattttcagtcAAAACCACGAAATCAATTTTTCCACCACAAAAAGAAAACTTCCAGCCAAAACCGGAAATCAAATTTTCCTGCGAAAACCTTGAAACGgaattttttcgccaaaaccgtaaaactgGATTTTTCgctaaaatagtaaaattaaattttctcgCTAAAAATGGAATCACGTTGTCGTGCAAAAACCGTAATATCTTGGATTTTTCCGATAAAACCACAAAAATGGATTTTCCGCTAAAACCACAAAATCTGATTGTTCCGTTAAAACCGAAAAAATTGGATTGTTCCGCTAAAACTGCAAAATCAGATTTTCTCACCAAAaccacaattttattttttacgtcATATCCATGAAATCATATTTTCCCATCCAAGGAGAAAAGTTCTGTTTTTTGTCTTGCATATACTTTTCGTTCCTGTTGTCAATGTTTTTCGTTTTCTTAGCTTAGGAAAAAGTCTTAGGGGAGGGAAGAAGTTTGGAGATAATTTCATTGACATGGTTTTGCCTTTTGCTATAAAGTATAGCTTTTGGTGTGGAATATATATGTTGTTCATATTTAATTATGatgaaattaatataattttagatgACTTGGTCagcttatataaaattatttttctttttgatcaaCATGAAAAACTAACTTTTGTATTTTTGCTCTTTTCTTGTATGTAAAGTCTTCTCTACAATCAATAATTTAAGTCACTTTTAAagttaatttaaattttgaaatgcaATGATTTACAATATGctgtaacaaatatttattttctacagGTTTCATTTCTTTCATATATCACCACTTTTTAAAATGATGTAACATCACAATACTGTAATTGTTAGAGAGAtagataattaaattatttaatttgcaaaattattttcttactaAACTGATGGTAGTTTGTCATATGCGCGACTTGCttacttgaaaaaaaaagatgtgaaGAGTAcgccaaaacaaaaatattgtttcaACTTGGCATAACTATCATCAAAACTAACACTATTCCATATTTCCATGTTAATATATTAATCACTTTCTTTTATTTGGCTCAACCTTCATACTTTTCATTAACCAAATAGTTTTACACACTATCACTCTTCACTAAGACATTTAACCAACTTGGCAACAGAATACAATATAGGGGCATTATTCTCAAAAGAGATCTTCCTTTGCAATTTTGTCTGCCACTCTATTCTCCTCTCTAGCTTGAAAGGCTACCTTGTGATCTCCTATCTTCAAGATCATGAGTTGAATATCTTGGATATGGGCGTTGAGAGAAGGCCATGGTTACTCTTCTTGTAAAGCTTCCACAGGACCCCTGGAATCAATTTCATAAATCACTTCACAAAACAGAACCTTACAACCTTAAATCTCTTGGAAGATCACTTTCTATTTTCTCTTGGCATATTTTATTAGAGTCCACTTTAAAACGTcttcttaaaaaataaacacaaatatatttGCCGCATCACAAATGCTTTCTTTATGTGCAACACCAATTGCTGTATCACTAAAATCTGTTGATCATTCCACACTGCAAAATAATTTATGTCCACCATCACGTGCTGTAAGAACTAAAAAAAAGGAATAAGGCGTTGGTAACATGTTCAtattcaattctaaaaaaaacatGTTCATGTTTAAAGATTTGTCTGCTCGCACAACACAGAAACAAATTTATATGATCAGGTAACCGGAGAAACATATTTGCATAGGATAAAAGATGGTGTTGCCGCCCAAGTCTGAGACTCCTGTTGTTTCAGGAAAACCAGAAGTAACTCTTGCATTATTACCTGAATATGGTAGCGAGTAACGTCTAGTGGTTTTCTCAGACCCTTGTTGCGAGGGGAAGAAGTGCCATGTAGCCTCAGCTTGCTGTCGCAGATTTAGTAGCTTGCTTGTAGCTTACTCCCGAACTACTATTCTGATTACTATCAATTTGTTTTAATCCTCAGGATGTTCCACCACAGTCTGATTTCATCATTTTTCTCTTCAACCTGGATTTGGCTACTCAATCTCCTCTTTTTTGGAACCTGTCAAGGTTGAACAGAATTCTCAATAACAGGATTATGTATTTTTCTCAAGCCTCGTTTCACCTTTTCTAGATCACCTTGAGGATTCTTTGCTGGTGGTGGTAGCTTTACAGATTGGCTTGTTGAGAATTCTTTGTTGACAAAATCAATCTTCTTCCTGACCAATGCAACTTCTTTCTACTCGTTATCATGCTAAGCTTCTGTATGCAATTCAACCATAGAGCTTCTTAGAGATCAAACATTACAATACTGAGAAGAATCAAATGGTTCCTCTcgtaaaaaagaaagagatttgaTCCACAAAACTCATCTAAGCCCTAGGAACCAGACTAAATCCAGCTTTTCGTGATATTGATCACTTCACCCAACACAAAAGTTACGGAACAAATCACACAGAACCCAAAAGAAAAgtatatttctttcttttcaacACAATTGCCAAGTCGTGAAATAAAAATTCAAgtacacattaaaaaaaaaaactaaataagattttaaaatggGGATGATTAGTTTTCATATATACCTCACGGATCAAGGCAATGCGCTTAGTCTCTTCCTCGAGACAACCAAGCTGAGCTTAAACCCTTTGCCCAATCTCCATCTTCCTCTCTATCTCCTCGTCTTTCGCTCCAGATTCTTCATCGTGTAACTTCTGCTTTTGGAGCTTCGTTTTGATACTCAGTGAAATCCGACCAACGACCCCTTCATGTCACTGAAAGAAACGAATTGGAGCAGCAGACacatcttttaatttttatactcTGTTAAGCGGGAGATTGTCTTCCAATAGCTTTTGGAAAATGAAAACGAAAAATGAATGACCTCAGACAAAATGGCAACGTAAGCAGTTAGAACATTGATCGATCCAAGCTGCAAAAAGAGGGGAATGTACCTTTAGATTGACACCAAAGAGTTTCAGATCAGTTGTGGCTTTATCATCTCAGATTCAAGTGAAGCCTGCAATGAAAATAAAGACAGATAAGAGAGAAATATCATGCAAAGAACCTTATGTAAATTTAAATCCAATTTGTTAATGTACAAATGTCAAGCTAAATGCAAAGTACAACACTGCGAAAGGAAAATTTTACGGAAATTTGTATGTCTCATCTACcctgttacagaaaaaaaaccAAAGTTCAATAAACAGGATGCTTTATAAAAAAAGCCTCAAATAGAGTGATGCAAGACAGAGAAGAAGACCTGAAACGCCaaccatttcttctcctcaagACTGAGGAAAGGCCGAGTACTCTACCTAAAGTCGGCTGCTTTCCTTTCTGGTTCACAATTCTCAAGCTTTTGATGATTCAATCTGTTCTTGTGCTGATCCACtctgaaagaaaacaaaagtttgAGTAAATTTTATTAACTTTTGTTCTTCTCTGTTACAGAAAAAAACCAAAGTTCAGTAAACAGGATGTTTTATAAAAAAGCCTCAAATAAAGTGATGCAAGCAGAGAAGAAGACCTGAAACGCCAACCATTTCTTCTCCACAAGACTGAGGAAAGGCCGAGTACTCTACCTAAAGTCGGCTGCTTTCCTTTCTGGTTCACAATTCTCAAGCTTTTGATGATTCAATCTGTTCTTATGCTGATCCACtctgaaagaaaacaaaagtttgAGTAAATTTTATTAACTTTTGTTCTTCTCTGTTACAGAAAAAACCAAAGTTCAGTAAACAggatgttttataaaaaaacctCAAATAAAGTGAtgcaagaaagagaagaagacctGAAACGCCAACCATTTCTTCTCCACAAGACTGAGGAAAGGCCGAGTACTCTACCTAAAGTCGGCTGCTTTCCTTTCTGGTTCACAATTCTCAAGCTTTTGATGATTCAATCTATTCTTGTGCTTTTTTATAAAGCATCCTGCTCTGCACCTGATTCCCCCTCGTCACCATTCATTTTGGAAGTCACAAAACCTGGTGCAGCCTCTCCCTCAGTTATATGTTGCAGGTTTGCCTCACCATGGGTCTCTCCACTAACCTTGGAATCTTTCACTTCCTTGTCATTGCTATTCTCTTCTTCCAGATCATCCATGGAATGTTCAGGAGTTGCCTTTGAAGGTAAATCCTCGTGCAACCCATCATCGGCTTGGAAACCGACAATAGCTTCCACAAAgacaacatcagaaaccagtaATATATTGTTCTCTACTTGGTCATGGATGATTCTATCGTCTCCaagcttcttctcttccttctctGACCTGCTCAGAAGCATAACCAAAACGAAATCACCAATCATTGCACCAATCAAACAAAAGACTTAAGGTTTGATATAAATTCCAACAACCCTAACAATAAAATAGAGTAGAAACAAAACAATAGCTCAGGATTATCACCACAAACTATAGAGTACTCATCTATTTTCAAAGATATACATAGAAGAAGAATTCATTGAAAATGAAACCATAAAAGCTTACCCGAAAGAGAGGAGAACAGCTTTCTTCTCAGGGGAGACGATTCCattttcagaaaaagaaagtgtAGCTGTCTCGCTGACATTCCCTGCACCTGCTTCCCCTTCATCACCATTCATTTGGGAAGTCACAAAACCTGGTACAGCCTCTCCCGTAGTTATATGTTGCAGGCCTCACCATGGCTCTCTCCATTAACCTCTGGCACTTTCACTTCCTCTGAAGGAAAATCCTCGTGTAACCCATCATCGGCTTGGAAAGATTCAGGCTTCGAACTGTCGATAGCTTCCTCAAAGACCTCATCTTTGGTATCCCTCGCATCAACATCAGAAACCATCAATTCAATTCTCTTTACTTGCTCATCGCTGACTCTATCTGCAAGCTTCTTCTCTTCCATATCTGACCTGTTCACAACCATCAAAAAGAAAATCCTTCAGTGAACCAAACGCCACCAAGAGTTCCAAGTGATTCATCACAACCTCCGTCTGAGAACCTGAGAACCAGATTGCTTCTGATCTCCTCTTCCTTCTGACGTTCCTGAAGACGTCATGCATCGTATCGGCCGATCCTTCATTCCCTTAGAACCAGTGAAGATACCACGGCTCAGTTCTGTGAATCTCACGATCTTCTCGTTTCTCCTTTGTTCCTCCGCCGCGGTTCTCTGGATCTCAGACGGAGGTTGAGCCGGCGACGGCAAGGTTTTCTGCGGCAAGCCTCCATGGCTGCGTTTAGATCTCATCGGAATCCTTCGAGATAGAACAACACTTCTTTTAGGATCACCTGATAACGTGGATTAAGAGAGGAAAAGTAAAGGGTTTCACGATTTGATCTAGCAAAATGGGATCTGGAAAAATGAAAAAGGGAAACGTCGATTCTATTGCCTTTCGGATCGCGAAAGGCGTGAAGAAGAACCAAAGCAATGGAGCTGGGCTTGATGACGTGTCAAAAAAAAGTCTCCTGATTGGCTGATTTAGTTGTCCTACGTGGACAGCTTCTCTGAtgctcatataacccttttagtataggttagataaGTGTCTATAGAAAGGTTTTATATCCCATTTTGTTCATTATTGATAATTGGCTACATAGATTGCACTAAACTTTAACTAAAACATTTGGGTCAACGATCTATTTCCCAACTATCATATATCATCAGATATCTACCAAACTATGACCTCGTTCTAGTTCTCCATGAATTTAAAGTTCTAAACTTATTTCTCTCCGAAGCATAagttgtaaatttatttttctccaAACCAATTATTCAAAACTTAATAACTTATAGACCATGGTT comes from the Brassica rapa cultivar Chiifu-401-42 chromosome A01, CAAS_Brap_v3.01, whole genome shotgun sequence genome and includes:
- the LOC103869104 gene encoding polycomb group protein VERNALIZATION 2 isoform X1, with amino-acid sequence MRLLFVSLLQKLHSRMSQEDSQAKSSHDGEKHWMYLKPVRLYDMLLCDSPSKQRFLRRNLNYKNQEKGETRSASAGMVLFNFKDFDNKVQKTQVTKNCSCPFCKMLCGNFKGLQLHLNSFHELLEFEFMTSEENQTVNVSVRLDAFKTKDQRNIREKFGDLSFCSKPFKRTQVGGRNIPKRLNVTILPMDPPFLADDTETGTSLLNNGNPVAMMNVPDIGQSSGSGARESEGPAAKTRKLSEGTSEARRTSLLQTRQFYHSRTLQMIDDLEDVSPTEKDFMHLWKSFVRYQRVITDGQVPWACEAFSKFHKKEFIESKPLHSCWRMFMIKLLEYGLIDAVTINKCNLIIEDSEDDHSVNTNNNNSVDYGNNSVDYGIDLNRNDTMDVDHIGVDLGIGLGRNTAMDVNNNNVDRGIDLNLTMNVNPSNVDRGIDLNRNDVMDADEDVNDSSYLSLSLSL
- the LOC103869104 gene encoding polycomb group protein VERNALIZATION 2 isoform X2 — translated: MSQEDSQAKSSHDGEKHWMYLKPVRLYDMLLCDSPSKQRFLRRNLNYKNQEKGETRSASAGMVLFNFKDFDNKVQKTQVTKNCSCPFCKMLCGNFKGLQLHLNSFHELLEFEFMTSEENQTVNVSVRLDAFKTKDQRNIREKFGDLSFCSKPFKRTQVGGRNIPKRLNVTILPMDPPFLADDTETGTSLLNNGNPVAMMNVPDIGQSSGSGARESEGPAAKTRKLSEGTSEARRTSLLQTRQFYHSRTLQMIDDLEDVSPTEKDFMHLWKSFVRYQRVITDGQVPWACEAFSKFHKKEFIESKPLHSCWRMFMIKLLEYGLIDAVTINKCNLIIEDSEDDHSVNTNNNNSVDYGNNSVDYGIDLNRNDTMDVDHIGVDLGIGLGRNTAMDVNNNNVDRGIDLNLTMNVNPSNVDRGIDLNRNDVMDADEDVNDSSYLSLSLSL